From Mytilus galloprovincialis chromosome 9, xbMytGall1.hap1.1, whole genome shotgun sequence, the proteins below share one genomic window:
- the LOC143046930 gene encoding uncharacterized protein LOC143046930: MQDQYHYQKYTHTTNMAKLFLLPIFASVLGLCSGTYFFHRHQYQYRRQYHMGTSVYTPPARFYPGRLPPTFIHTRILIPYDSPSFVERNPVPTAIFPVGTVYPSSYRQFPNPLANLNTYDLPPWKPTAPVFNNGIAGLDVDNVIPQFTPNLNQDPQIPTREWIAEVPTIQQVPTIQQVPTIQQVPTFPDTNNDNNFLPDVPSFVVPVVVPDPPQVPIFPGADINNNQKGDVYIEQQTTTQLPPIIVERPKSCQETGCGLGSECVYNNSYICPKDVKDIRCRCQRGCRLQHTFIPLGVATIVDPCGNMCTCNSLFGGANCTDIPCNPKQPSINNPTTGLILEPVPTGPSDAGPLRGDFPGYLQRMEFPLPMPGQQGGNFPVKVPGLEPNFPEETFVPPIPVLTENNFPGFEGNQDLPIDSKIRLSEMNLVSDKSKTDSMVFPVAS; encoded by the exons atgCAAGATCAATATCATTATCAAAAGTACACACACACAACTAACATGGCAAAACTTTTTCTTTTACCAATATTTGCCAGTGTTTTAGGACTTTGTTCCGGAACGTATTTCTTCCATCGTCATCAGTACCAGTATCGGAGGCAATATCATATGGGAACCAGTGTCTACACGCCTCCAGCAAGATTTTACCCGGGCCGTCTGCCACCAACTTTTATACACACTCGTATTTTGATACCGTATGATTCTCcaagttttgttgaaagaaatCCTGTTCCAACAGCTATATTTCCAGTCGGTACCGTGTATCCATCTTCCTATCGCCAGTTTCCAAATCCACTTGCAAATCTAAATACGTATGATCTACCACCATGGAAACCAACAGCTCCAGTTTTCAATAATGGCATTGCAGGTCTAGATGTAGATAATGTTATTCCGCAATTTACACCAAATCTTAATCAAGATCCACAGATACCAACAAGAGAATGGATAGCAGAAGTTCCAACTATTCAACAAGTTCCAACTATTCAACAAGTTCCAACTATTCAACAAGTTCCAACTTTTCCAGACACTAACAATGACAATAACTTTCTTCCTGATGTACCATCATTTGTAGTACCTGTTGTAGTACCAGACCCCCCACAAGTTCCTATCTTTCCTGGAGCTGACATCAATAATAACCAGAAGGGAGACGTCTACATCGAACAGCAAACAACAACCCAGCTTCCACCAATAATAGTAGAAAGACCAAAGTCATGTCAGGAAAC aGGATGTGGCCTTGGAAGTGAATGTGTATATAATAACAGCTATATCTGCCCTAAAGATGTCAAAGATATCCGATGTCGCTGCCAAAGAG GTTGTCGCTTACAGCATACCTTTATACCACTTGGTGTTGCAACGATTGTTGATCCATGTGGAAATATGTGTACATGCAACAGTTTATTTGGAGGG GCTAATTGCACAGATATTCCATGCAATCCAAAACAACCATCTATTAACAACCCTACAACTGGCTTAATACTAGAGCCTGTACCGACTGGACCATCAGATGCTGGTCCCCTGCGGGGGGATTTCCCTGGATATTTACAACGTATGGAATTTCCTCTACCAATGCCAGGTCAACAAGGAGGAAATTTCCCTGTTAAAGTACCCGGATTAGAGCCGAATTTTCCAGAAGAAACCTTTGTTCCGCCAATTCCAGTTTTAACTGAAAACAATTTTCCAGGATTTGAAGGAAATCAAGATTTACCAATAGATTCTAAAATCAGACTTTCAGAAATGAACCTCGTATCAGACAAGTCAAAAACTGATTCCATGGTATTTCCAGTGGCTAGTTAA